One Halosegnis longus DNA window includes the following coding sequences:
- a CDS encoding precorrin-2 dehydrogenase/sirohydrochlorin ferrochelatase family protein yields MIPLLHDFAGETVLVFGGGGVGARKARRFTREARVVVVAPEFADTDFGGAEFVREAPAPEDVAGWLDRTEPALVVAATDDATLNARIEADARARNVLVNRTDTHGQRDLGSVVVPATVRDGDVVVSISTGGSAPALSKYLREQIETDIEHAGEMAALAGEIRDELQADGVDPSRRRDAVRAVVRDDGVWKHLGTGGTNARQRADRVVRDTVGDNT; encoded by the coding sequence GTGATTCCGCTGTTACACGACTTCGCCGGCGAGACGGTGCTCGTCTTCGGCGGCGGCGGCGTGGGCGCGCGCAAGGCCAGACGCTTCACCCGCGAGGCGCGGGTGGTCGTCGTCGCGCCGGAGTTCGCCGACACCGATTTCGGCGGCGCGGAGTTCGTCCGCGAGGCCCCCGCGCCCGAGGACGTGGCCGGCTGGCTCGACCGGACGGAGCCGGCGCTCGTGGTCGCAGCGACGGACGACGCGACGCTGAACGCCCGCATTGAGGCCGACGCGCGCGCTCGGAACGTCCTCGTGAACCGGACCGACACGCACGGCCAGCGCGACCTCGGGAGCGTGGTCGTCCCCGCGACCGTGCGCGACGGCGACGTGGTCGTCTCCATCTCGACGGGCGGGAGCGCACCGGCGCTCTCGAAGTATCTGCGCGAACAGATAGAGACGGACATCGAGCACGCGGGCGAGATGGCGGCGCTCGCGGGCGAGATTCGCGACGAGCTACAGGCCGACGGCGTCGACCCGTCGCGCCGCCGGGATGCGGTTCGGGCGGTGGTGCGAGACGATGGGGTTTGGAAGCATTTAGGTACAGGAGGAACTAACGCACGGCAACGAGCCGACCGCGTCGTTCGTGACACAGTAGGTGACAATACGTGA
- a CDS encoding metallophosphoesterase yields MSDVADDRVYYVISDLHIGGDEQLEEVEFREELLEFLQRLEETDENAELVINGDAFGLWEFTTVDGIEKFDTLEEAYPTLFEQFRRTGANVQITLLPGNHDHELAAYDEYVERFGAYNVDLVQDESISRRVGTQAIHFEHGHQQDPNNRIEDWGNPHATPLGYFYNTLITSRAGQLSDRGRYNWLRDVQTVTPTERMPIWLFSKYFYREMNPLLRYSLVPFLLLFNVSAVLAVLAALDLTGVWSMPVAQASAFLGQFGWTGTAIWFLFAINVAVTGLLLLIGIPLYFLRRDVRKTINRFGVFETALTVDTEAPYEEAAREVFDDRPETAVFCYGHTHRPSVREVDGGLLVNTGTWLKRLHRRDGIIGLLPPVFYPSYQLTAVRIASESEGVSVEYQTIRKPSPAAEELTLTERLLTIGRGPDFAVPDRHVVETETEE; encoded by the coding sequence ATGAGTGATGTGGCCGATGACCGGGTTTATTATGTTATCAGCGACCTCCACATCGGCGGCGACGAGCAGCTGGAGGAGGTCGAGTTCCGCGAGGAGCTGCTGGAGTTTTTACAACGGCTGGAAGAGACCGACGAGAACGCCGAACTGGTGATTAACGGCGACGCGTTCGGGCTGTGGGAGTTCACGACTGTCGACGGCATCGAGAAGTTCGACACGCTGGAGGAGGCGTATCCGACGCTGTTCGAGCAGTTCCGTCGGACGGGAGCGAACGTCCAGATTACGCTGCTTCCGGGCAACCACGACCACGAACTGGCCGCGTACGACGAGTACGTCGAACGGTTCGGTGCGTACAACGTCGACCTCGTCCAAGACGAGTCGATTTCACGCCGCGTCGGAACGCAGGCGATTCACTTCGAGCACGGCCACCAGCAGGACCCAAATAATCGAATCGAAGACTGGGGGAATCCACACGCGACGCCGCTCGGCTACTTCTACAACACGCTCATCACCAGCCGTGCCGGCCAGCTGTCCGACCGCGGGCGGTACAACTGGCTGCGGGATGTCCAGACGGTCACCCCGACCGAACGAATGCCGATCTGGTTGTTCTCGAAGTACTTCTATCGCGAGATGAACCCGCTCCTTCGGTACTCGCTCGTGCCGTTTCTACTGTTGTTCAACGTGAGTGCCGTCTTGGCAGTGCTCGCCGCCCTCGATTTGACGGGCGTCTGGTCGATGCCCGTCGCACAGGCCAGCGCATTTCTCGGGCAGTTCGGCTGGACCGGAACTGCGATTTGGTTCCTGTTCGCCATCAACGTGGCAGTGACCGGCCTCCTCCTACTGATTGGGATTCCGCTGTACTTCCTCCGCAGGGACGTTCGCAAGACCATCAATCGGTTCGGCGTTTTTGAGACCGCACTGACCGTCGACACTGAAGCACCGTACGAGGAAGCCGCCCGTGAGGTGTTCGACGACCGGCCGGAGACGGCGGTGTTTTGCTACGGCCACACCCACCGCCCATCGGTTCGGGAGGTCGACGGCGGCCTGCTGGTCAACACCGGTACGTGGCTCAAACGGCTCCACCGACGCGACGGGATAATCGGGCTTCTGCCGCCGGTGTTCTATCCGTCGTACCAGTTGACAGCGGTCCGCATCGCCAGCGAATCCGAGGGCGTCTCCGTCGAGTATCAGACGATCAGGAAGCCGAGTCCGGCAGCCGAGGAGCTGACGCTTACCGAGCGTCTCCTTACCATCGGTCGAGGGCCAGACTTTGCCGTCCCCGACCGGCACGTCGTGGAAACGGAGACCGAAGAGTAG
- a CDS encoding DUF5778 family protein, producing the protein MSDVTDRDLYQRAKALLEPGDIELNGLIVHTDLTGEEEPTLHQLTLDVGETIAANAGFDPADTYVYSGNDDPDFGVNQHQGRTLDGDEFVWECQQLMRDQHYEVVFYYEASADQDAIVAALDDEGLDVTSVLGE; encoded by the coding sequence ATGAGCGACGTGACCGACCGCGACCTCTATCAGCGAGCGAAGGCCTTGCTCGAACCCGGCGACATCGAGTTGAACGGTCTCATCGTCCACACCGACCTCACGGGCGAGGAGGAGCCGACGCTCCACCAGCTCACCCTCGACGTGGGCGAGACCATCGCCGCGAACGCGGGGTTCGACCCCGCCGACACGTACGTCTACTCGGGCAACGACGACCCCGACTTCGGCGTCAACCAACACCAGGGACGCACCCTCGACGGCGACGAGTTCGTCTGGGAGTGCCAGCAGCTGATGCGAGACCAACACTACGAGGTCGTCTTCTACTACGAGGCCAGCGCCGACCAGGACGCAATCGTCGCGGCCCTCGACGACGAGGGGCTGGACGTGACGAGCGTCCTCGGCGAGTAG
- a CDS encoding Vms1/Ankzf1 family peptidyl-tRNA hydrolase encodes MLDDLLGRTKLKERIEELEEQVHHLERERDAESERRSDAVAAKQEAERELNRLRDRIADLEGRVEEEGDDEREFRRTETLTGDRRDEVLARLQRVETDREGALTAVVTDEHDVPEAVRAQFGDRTPLVARAAPCVVYADDADLVNVALRPALVPEERVAWSESFDVDESWFRPTGRFAFALVRSDLFALGVYEDSERVSLTGFTTDVKSDHSKGGFSQGRFERIRDGQIRDHVSRCREAIAETDVERRYVAGESTLLGEFDADATASVDATGKPEAALDSAVRDFWSARLFAL; translated from the coding sequence ATGCTTGATGACCTGCTCGGCCGGACGAAGCTGAAAGAGCGAATCGAGGAACTCGAAGAGCAGGTCCACCACCTCGAACGCGAGCGCGACGCCGAAAGCGAGCGCCGCAGCGACGCCGTCGCCGCCAAACAGGAGGCCGAGCGCGAACTGAATCGCCTGCGCGACCGCATCGCCGACCTCGAGGGGCGCGTCGAGGAGGAGGGCGACGATGAACGGGAGTTCCGGCGGACGGAGACGCTCACCGGCGACCGTCGCGACGAGGTACTCGCGCGGCTCCAGCGCGTCGAGACGGATCGGGAGGGCGCGCTCACGGCCGTCGTCACGGACGAACACGACGTTCCCGAGGCGGTGCGCGCGCAGTTCGGCGACCGCACGCCGCTCGTCGCGCGGGCCGCGCCGTGTGTCGTCTACGCCGACGACGCCGACCTCGTGAACGTGGCACTGCGCCCGGCACTCGTGCCCGAGGAGCGCGTCGCGTGGAGCGAGTCGTTCGACGTGGACGAGTCGTGGTTCCGGCCGACCGGCCGGTTCGCGTTCGCGCTCGTGCGCTCGGACCTGTTCGCGCTCGGCGTGTACGAAGACAGCGAGCGCGTCTCGCTGACCGGCTTCACGACGGACGTGAAATCCGACCACTCCAAGGGCGGCTTCTCGCAGGGGCGGTTCGAGCGCATCCGCGACGGCCAGATTCGCGACCACGTCAGTCGGTGTCGCGAGGCGATTGCCGAGACAGATGTCGAGAGACGCTACGTCGCCGGCGAATCCACGCTGTTGGGGGAGTTCGACGCCGACGCGACGGCGAGCGTCGACGCGACGGGCAAGCCCGAAGCCGCACTCGACAGCGCAGTCCGGGACTTCTGGAGCGCGCGGCTGTTCGCGCTGTGA
- a CDS encoding undecaprenyl diphosphate synthase family protein: MGLYDRYLSARLRLADAPLPAQVALVITERDLLEPGAYDTLTDLFAWAFDYGAARVTVSVSVLDADAIPTLRTSLESLDVPRKMAIRGPDDDTPADAPVQVAIGLGGREEFATAVRGVAEAVEDGDLAPEDIDEETIEDRLLFPEAPDLLIKTGAERLSDFMIWQSVYSELYFTDVNWRDFRKREYLRALREYQDRQRRFGR, from the coding sequence GTGGGACTGTACGACCGGTATCTCTCGGCGCGGCTCCGGCTCGCTGACGCCCCGCTGCCAGCACAGGTCGCGCTCGTCATCACGGAACGGGACCTGCTGGAACCCGGCGCGTACGACACGCTCACCGACCTGTTCGCGTGGGCGTTCGACTACGGCGCGGCCCGCGTCACCGTCTCCGTCAGCGTGCTCGACGCCGACGCGATTCCGACGCTGCGCACCTCGCTGGAATCACTCGATGTCCCTCGGAAGATGGCGATTCGCGGTCCCGACGACGACACGCCGGCCGACGCGCCCGTCCAGGTCGCTATCGGGCTCGGCGGGCGCGAGGAGTTCGCTACTGCCGTTCGGGGCGTCGCGGAGGCGGTCGAGGACGGCGACCTCGCGCCCGAGGATATCGACGAGGAGACCATCGAGGACCGACTGCTGTTCCCCGAGGCGCCCGACCTCCTCATCAAGACGGGAGCCGAGCGGCTCTCTGACTTCATGATTTGGCAGTCGGTGTACTCGGAACTGTACTTCACGGACGTGAACTGGCGCGACTTCCGGAAACGGGAGTATCTGCGCGCGCTCCGGGAGTACCAGGACCGTCAGCGGAGATTCGGACGATAG
- the ahbB gene encoding siroheme decarboxylase subunit beta, whose product MTRGPVDYEFDRLDRAIVNAFQGGFPVVEDPFEPAADELTERGVDIDADELHARLTEMVDAGALSRYGALVNAEEIGGAASLVALHAPEERYDEIAEQVNDFREVAHNYEREHPHLNMWFVVSVADSDGVADVLDRIEERTGQETYDMPKLREFHVGAKFLLDGPIPDGDIDLSGLGPDVTPTDRRSLSPDEYDLVMAIQGGFPTTRTPYADIAADIDKPVSWVLETVKRFNEEGKVRRVGVIPNHYALGYTENGMTVWNVPDDLVDEVGPEIAELEFVTHCYRRPRHEGVWPYNFFAMTHGRDEAESERRIQQVRDVMAQYWDVDDDEWDSLFSTRILKKTGIRLDERAKANTVETEETA is encoded by the coding sequence ATGACTCGCGGCCCCGTCGACTACGAGTTCGACCGTCTCGACCGCGCAATCGTGAACGCCTTCCAAGGTGGCTTTCCAGTCGTCGAGGACCCCTTCGAGCCGGCCGCCGACGAGCTCACGGAGCGTGGCGTCGACATTGACGCCGACGAGCTCCACGCCCGCCTCACCGAGATGGTCGACGCCGGCGCGCTCTCGCGGTACGGCGCGCTCGTCAACGCCGAGGAGATCGGCGGTGCGGCCTCGCTCGTCGCCCTCCACGCCCCCGAAGAGCGCTACGACGAAATCGCCGAACAGGTGAACGACTTCCGCGAGGTCGCCCACAACTACGAGCGGGAACATCCGCATCTGAATATGTGGTTCGTCGTCTCCGTCGCCGACAGCGACGGCGTCGCGGACGTGCTCGACCGCATCGAGGAACGGACCGGACAGGAGACGTACGATATGCCGAAGCTCCGGGAGTTCCACGTCGGCGCGAAGTTCCTGCTCGACGGGCCGATTCCCGACGGCGATATCGACCTCTCGGGACTCGGCCCGGACGTGACGCCGACGGACCGGCGCTCGCTTTCGCCCGACGAGTACGACCTCGTGATGGCGATTCAGGGCGGCTTCCCGACGACGCGGACGCCGTACGCCGACATCGCAGCGGACATCGACAAGCCCGTCTCGTGGGTTCTCGAGACCGTCAAACGGTTCAACGAGGAGGGGAAGGTACGCCGGGTCGGCGTCATCCCGAACCACTACGCGCTCGGTTACACAGAAAACGGGATGACAGTCTGGAACGTGCCCGACGACCTCGTGGACGAGGTCGGGCCGGAAATCGCGGAGTTGGAGTTTGTCACCCACTGCTACCGTCGCCCGCGCCACGAGGGCGTGTGGCCGTACAACTTCTTCGCGATGACGCACGGCCGCGACGAGGCCGAAAGCGAGCGCCGCATCCAGCAGGTGCGGGACGTGATGGCACAGTACTGGGACGTCGACGACGACGAGTGGGACTCGCTGTTCTCGACGCGCATCCTGAAGAAGACCGGCATCCGGCTGGACGAGCGAGCGAAGGCGAACACGGTCGAGACAGAGGAGACGGCGTGA
- the hemA gene encoding glutamyl-tRNA reductase, protein MTDSALISGVSISHASASIDDIEAVCSLSEREAVEHLAAQPGVEEAFVLQTCNRAEAYVVTEEEPRGREVLDEYATDAPAEAARELDHEESLEQLLRVACGLESLIVGEDQILGQLRSAYDTARTAGAVGPVLDDALLKALHVGERARTETAINEGVVSLGSAAARLAGTECDLASATALVVGAGEMGTLAAQSFTDSAAEVVVANRTRERADHVAETLDGNVSAVGLGALPVAVTEADVVVTATGSSTPVLDRETLLNAGETFIIDIAQPRDVAPSAAGVTGVDVRDLDDLRSLTDATLASRQTAAREVEDIIETELDHLLAQYKRKRADEVISAMYEGAERMKERELSTALSKLEEDGLTDDQRATIEAMADTLVSQLLAAPTQSLRAAAEEDDWTTIHTALQLFDPTGGAPSQLADAEPDEIPDAVRQQMPPAVLDQLGATDD, encoded by the coding sequence GTGACTGACTCCGCTCTCATCTCCGGTGTTAGCATCTCCCACGCCAGCGCCTCCATCGACGATATCGAGGCCGTCTGTTCGCTGAGCGAACGCGAGGCCGTCGAACACCTCGCCGCTCAGCCGGGCGTGGAGGAGGCGTTCGTCCTCCAGACGTGCAACCGCGCGGAAGCGTACGTCGTGACCGAGGAGGAACCTCGTGGTCGCGAGGTCCTCGACGAGTACGCCACCGACGCCCCGGCCGAGGCCGCCCGCGAGCTCGACCACGAGGAATCGCTCGAACAGCTACTCCGGGTCGCCTGCGGTCTGGAGTCGCTCATCGTCGGCGAAGACCAGATTCTCGGCCAGCTCCGCAGCGCATACGACACCGCCCGCACCGCCGGTGCCGTCGGCCCGGTGCTCGACGATGCACTCCTGAAGGCGCTCCACGTCGGCGAGCGCGCCCGCACCGAGACGGCAATCAACGAAGGTGTCGTCTCGCTCGGCTCCGCTGCCGCGCGACTCGCCGGCACGGAGTGTGACCTCGCGAGCGCGACCGCGCTCGTCGTCGGGGCCGGCGAGATGGGGACGCTCGCGGCCCAGTCGTTCACCGACTCCGCGGCCGAGGTCGTCGTCGCGAACCGGACACGGGAGCGTGCCGACCACGTCGCCGAGACGCTCGACGGGAACGTCTCGGCGGTCGGACTCGGCGCGCTTCCGGTCGCCGTCACCGAGGCTGACGTGGTCGTCACCGCCACCGGCTCCTCGACGCCAGTCCTCGACCGCGAGACGCTGCTCAACGCCGGCGAGACGTTCATCATCGACATCGCCCAGCCGCGCGACGTGGCACCCAGCGCCGCCGGCGTCACCGGCGTCGACGTGCGCGACCTCGATGACCTGCGCTCGCTGACCGACGCGACCCTCGCCTCCCGGCAGACCGCCGCTCGCGAGGTCGAGGACATCATCGAGACGGAACTCGACCACCTGCTCGCCCAGTACAAGCGCAAGCGGGCCGACGAGGTCATCTCCGCGATGTACGAAGGGGCAGAACGCATGAAAGAGCGCGAACTCTCGACGGCGCTCTCGAAGTTGGAGGAGGACGGGCTGACCGACGACCAGCGCGCCACCATCGAGGCGATGGCCGACACGCTCGTTTCTCAGCTGCTCGCCGCGCCGACACAGAGTCTCCGCGCCGCCGCCGAGGAGGACGACTGGACCACCATCCACACCGCCCTCCAGCTGTTCGACCCGACCGGCGGCGCACCGAGCCAGTTGGCCGACGCAGAGCCGGACGAGATTCCCGACGCGGTCCGCCAGCAGATGCCCCCCGCGGTGTTGGATCAGCTCGGCGCGACCGACGACTGA
- a CDS encoding nucleoside phosphorylase — protein sequence MGKQPHLLVEEGDVNDIALVPGDPGRVERIATQCENVETVAENREYKVVNATYEGRELTICSTGIGCPSAAIAVEELARVGVETFIRVGTIGALQEDIEVGDMIVATGAAKEEGTSKRYESETYPAVPDYQTLTALVQSAEANDEAIHVGPIVSDDAFYNESDEYVADWNEANLLAIEMEAATVFSLARRRGLAAGAICTVDGNLVAGTQKGADSDEELPEKAKNNVERAIGIALDAASDL from the coding sequence ATGGGAAAACAGCCGCACCTGCTCGTCGAGGAGGGAGACGTGAACGACATCGCGCTCGTCCCCGGCGACCCGGGCCGCGTCGAGCGCATCGCCACGCAGTGTGAGAACGTCGAGACCGTCGCCGAAAACCGCGAGTACAAGGTCGTCAACGCCACCTACGAGGGTCGCGAGCTGACCATCTGCTCGACGGGTATCGGCTGTCCGTCGGCCGCTATCGCCGTCGAGGAGCTGGCCCGCGTCGGCGTCGAGACGTTCATCCGCGTCGGCACCATCGGCGCACTCCAGGAGGATATCGAGGTCGGCGACATGATCGTCGCGACCGGCGCGGCCAAGGAGGAGGGCACCTCCAAGCGCTACGAGTCCGAGACCTACCCCGCCGTCCCGGATTACCAGACGCTGACGGCGCTCGTCCAGTCGGCGGAAGCCAACGACGAGGCGATTCACGTCGGCCCCATCGTCTCGGACGACGCCTTCTACAACGAGTCCGACGAGTACGTCGCCGATTGGAACGAGGCGAATCTGCTCGCCATCGAGATGGAGGCCGCCACCGTCTTCTCGCTCGCGCGCCGCCGCGGACTCGCCGCCGGCGCAATCTGTACCGTCGACGGGAACCTCGTCGCCGGCACGCAGAAGGGAGCCGACTCCGACGAGGAACTCCCGGAGAAAGCGAAGAACAACGTCGAGCGCGCCATCGGCATCGCCCTCGACGCCGCGAGCGACCTGTAA
- a CDS encoding putative quinol monooxygenase, translating to MGDSEYALLARFEANDGSEEALAGFLTDALAMAREEPGMTTWFALRFDESTFGIFDTFPDQAGRQAHLEGEIAAALLADEDNLLAGEPEIEEVDVLAAMHADE from the coding sequence ATGGGGGATTCCGAGTACGCACTGCTTGCACGGTTCGAGGCGAACGACGGGAGCGAGGAAGCACTCGCCGGCTTCCTGACCGACGCGCTCGCGATGGCGCGCGAGGAGCCGGGGATGACGACGTGGTTCGCGCTCCGATTCGACGAGTCGACGTTCGGCATCTTCGATACGTTTCCGGACCAGGCGGGCCGCCAGGCGCACCTCGAAGGCGAGATTGCGGCCGCGCTGCTGGCCGACGAGGATAATCTGCTCGCCGGCGAGCCGGAAATCGAGGAGGTCGACGTGCTGGCGGCGATGCACGCCGACGAGTAG
- a CDS encoding NADH:flavin oxidoreductase/NADH oxidase: MPHLFDELELRDTTLRNRIAVSPMCQYSCDDMDGLATDWHKVHLGSRATGGAGLIISEATAVEPRGRISPQDLGIWSAEHADALADTTAFIKKHGAVPAIQLAHAGRKASTYRPGDRDDRTTVADEDGWTPVGPTEEPYPYEQPLDTHKLTTEEVEEVVESFREGAEHALDAGFEAAEVHAAHGYLLHEFYSPLTNTRDDKYGGDFEGRTRLVREVTRAVREVWPDDKPVFVRLSATDWMGDENWTVEDTARLAPLLAADGADMLDISGGANHPDQEIPHTGPHYQVPYAETVREALDDTDCTVGAVGAINTAEGADALVRNERADLVLQARQSLYDPNFPLHAAEELGVEPPVPRQYYRGF; encoded by the coding sequence ATGCCGCATCTCTTCGACGAACTCGAACTCCGCGACACCACTCTCAGAAACCGCATCGCCGTCTCCCCGATGTGTCAGTACTCCTGTGACGACATGGACGGGCTGGCGACCGACTGGCACAAGGTGCATCTCGGCTCGCGCGCGACCGGCGGCGCGGGGCTCATCATCAGCGAGGCGACCGCCGTCGAGCCGCGCGGGCGCATCTCCCCGCAGGACCTGGGTATCTGGTCGGCCGAACACGCCGACGCGCTCGCGGACACAACGGCGTTCATCAAGAAACACGGCGCGGTGCCGGCTATCCAACTCGCGCACGCGGGGCGGAAGGCCTCGACCTACCGACCGGGCGACCGCGACGACCGCACCACCGTCGCGGACGAGGACGGCTGGACGCCCGTCGGCCCGACCGAGGAGCCGTACCCGTACGAGCAGCCGCTCGACACGCACAAGCTCACCACCGAGGAGGTCGAGGAAGTCGTTGAGTCGTTCCGCGAGGGGGCCGAACACGCCCTCGACGCCGGGTTCGAGGCCGCCGAGGTCCACGCCGCCCACGGCTATCTCCTCCACGAGTTCTACTCGCCGCTCACGAATACGCGCGACGACAAGTACGGCGGCGACTTCGAGGGTCGCACCCGGCTCGTCCGCGAGGTGACCCGCGCGGTGCGGGAGGTGTGGCCCGACGACAAACCCGTCTTCGTCCGCCTCTCCGCGACCGACTGGATGGGCGATGAGAACTGGACCGTGGAGGACACCGCGCGGCTCGCTCCGCTTCTGGCTGCGGACGGTGCCGACATGCTCGACATCTCCGGGGGCGCGAACCACCCCGACCAAGAGATTCCACACACCGGCCCGCATTATCAGGTGCCGTACGCCGAGACGGTGCGCGAGGCGCTCGACGACACGGACTGTACCGTCGGTGCGGTCGGCGCAATCAACACTGCAGAGGGTGCCGACGCGCTCGTCCGCAACGAGCGCGCCGACCTCGTCTTGCAGGCGCGCCAGAGCCTCTACGACCCGAACTTCCCGCTCCACGCGGCCGAGGAGTTGGGCGTCGAGCCGCCCGTCCCGCGGCAGTACTACCGCGGCTTCTGA
- the uppS gene encoding polyprenyl diphosphate synthase, giving the protein MTTPLRRVASSLYERLLAYGIDATPSHVAVIQDGNRRYAREQGDDETDGHRAGAETTESVLRWCRDLDIEELTLYAFSTENFERPDDELESLFDLIESKLYEFADSDEIHTDEVRIRAIGETDRLPPRVRAAVEYAHDRTASYDGLQLNIALAYGGRAELLGAAREVARDVQAGELSTDDIDAAELDRRLTTQPTRDVDLIIRTGGDERTSNFLPWHANGNEAAVFFCTPFWPEFRRIDFLRAIRTYESREASWRTTRTRRARTLVESLRDSELREAKRVLGRSESGNPELDVEGDVEPTAD; this is encoded by the coding sequence ATGACGACGCCGCTGCGTCGCGTCGCGAGCTCGCTGTACGAGCGGCTCTTGGCCTACGGTATCGACGCGACCCCCAGTCACGTCGCCGTCATCCAGGACGGCAACCGCCGGTACGCCCGCGAGCAGGGCGACGACGAGACGGACGGCCACCGCGCGGGCGCTGAGACCACCGAATCGGTGCTCCGGTGGTGTCGCGACCTCGACATCGAGGAGCTCACGCTGTACGCGTTCTCGACGGAGAACTTCGAGCGCCCCGACGACGAGCTCGAATCGCTGTTCGACCTCATCGAGTCGAAGCTGTACGAGTTCGCCGACAGCGACGAGATTCACACGGACGAGGTGCGGATTCGCGCCATCGGCGAGACCGACCGGCTCCCGCCGCGGGTGCGTGCGGCCGTCGAGTACGCCCACGACCGCACCGCCAGCTACGACGGGCTCCAGTTGAACATCGCGCTCGCGTACGGCGGCCGCGCGGAACTGCTCGGGGCCGCCCGCGAGGTCGCCCGCGACGTGCAGGCGGGCGAGCTTTCGACCGACGACATCGACGCCGCCGAACTCGACCGCCGGCTCACCACCCAGCCGACCCGGGACGTGGACCTCATCATCCGGACCGGCGGCGACGAGCGCACGTCGAACTTCCTGCCGTGGCACGCCAACGGCAACGAGGCGGCCGTCTTCTTCTGTACCCCGTTCTGGCCGGAGTTTCGCCGCATCGACTTCCTGCGCGCGATTCGCACCTACGAGTCGCGCGAGGCGTCGTGGCGGACGACCCGGACCCGGCGCGCCCGCACGCTCGTGGAGTCGCTGCGCGACAGCGAGCTTCGGGAGGCGAAGCGCGTCCTCGGTCGAAGCGAGTCGGGCAACCCGGAACTCGACGTCGAGGGCGACGTAGAGCCGACCGCCGACTGA
- a CDS encoding cold-shock protein: protein MATGTVDFFNDTGGYGFIDTEDADEDVFFHMEDVGGPDLEEGQEVEFDIEQAEKGPRATNVTRL, encoded by the coding sequence ATGGCGACAGGAACTGTTGATTTCTTCAACGACACTGGCGGTTACGGCTTTATCGACACCGAGGACGCAGACGAGGACGTGTTCTTCCACATGGAAGACGTCGGCGGTCCGGACCTCGAAGAGGGACAGGAAGTGGAGTTCGACATCGAGCAGGCCGAGAAGGGCCCGCGCGCGACGAACGTCACCCGACTGTAA
- a CDS encoding SprT-like domain-containing protein, whose product MWPPGSHDALLEYARSYADSVPLPVDTDSLDWEVSTRAKQRAGACTYDGDAITIRLAWGAAKRFDRAQFERVIRHELIHAWEYQTAGEAGHGARFREQADRLDVSVTCPAFTTPRLRLECTNCAWTADRHRASAVVTDPETRRCGECGARYEVEHLASGERWRTAAGYRGARERIESW is encoded by the coding sequence ATGTGGCCGCCGGGGAGCCACGACGCTCTTCTGGAGTACGCGCGTTCGTACGCCGACAGCGTCCCGCTTCCCGTCGACACCGACTCGCTCGACTGGGAGGTGTCGACGCGGGCCAAGCAGCGGGCCGGCGCGTGCACGTACGACGGCGACGCGATAACGATTCGGCTGGCGTGGGGTGCCGCGAAGCGATTCGACCGCGCGCAGTTCGAACGGGTGATTCGCCACGAACTCATCCACGCGTGGGAGTACCAGACGGCCGGCGAGGCGGGCCACGGCGCGCGGTTTCGCGAGCAGGCCGACCGGCTCGACGTTTCCGTCACGTGTCCGGCGTTCACGACCCCGCGGCTCCGGCTGGAGTGTACGAACTGCGCGTGGACGGCCGACAGACACCGCGCCTCGGCGGTCGTGACCGACCCCGAGACTCGCCGCTGTGGGGAGTGTGGCGCACGCTACGAGGTGGAACATCTCGCCTCCGGCGAGCGGTGGCGGACCGCCGCGGGCTACCGCGGTGCCCGCGAGCGCATCGAGTCGTGGTGA